TCGAAATCGGGCTCCAGCCCCAGAAGGTCAAAGATCTTGCCGGCAAACTCGTACCATGAACACGCTCCGGTGTTCGTGACATGAAATATCCCACCGGCCTCCCGCTCTAACAAGACTCGGATGAGGTGCGCAACATCTCTCGCATACGTCGGCGCCAGCACTTGATCGTCAACGACGCGAATGGCCTGGTTTCCCGCGGCAAGCCGCAGCATCGTCTCGACAAAATTACCGCCTTTTCCCCGAGAACCGGCGGCGCCGTACAGTCCAGATGTGCGGATGATCAGATGCCGGGCGCAGACGTTCCGGACGAAGTATTCTCCGGCAAGTTTGGAGACCCCATACACGCTCAGCGGATTGGGCGCGTCGCGTTCACTGTATGGAGAGCGCTGCTCCCCGTCAAACACATAGTCGGTGCTCAGGTACACGAGCGCGGCGTCGAGGTCCGCGCATACGCGCGCGAGATTCAGCACCGCACGGGCGTTGACATCAAAGGCGGTTTGGGTGTCAGATTCGCAGTCGTCGACACGGGTGATCGCGGCCGTGTTGATGACCGCGGTGGGGCGAATGCCGGCCAGCAGCGCTCGAACGGACGCAAAATCACGCAAGTCGCACGCCGGGCGAGTAAGTGGATGGACATCCCACTGAGTCAGGGCACGGGGAAGCTCGCTCCCCAGCTGGCCGTTCGCGCCGATGATCGCGACCCTCACGGCACCCCGTGTGTCCAGTGCCTGCCGTAGACGTCCGCGTGGTAGTCCATGTAGGCGCCCGAGCAAACCCGCTCGACCCAGTCGCGATGCTCCAAATACCACCCCACAGTGCGGACCATGCCTTCTTCGAAACTGACACGCGGAGCCCACGCCAGCTCGCGGCGAATCCTCCCCGCGTCGATCGCGTACCGTCGATCGTGACCCGGCCGGTCGGGCGTGAAGCAAATATCCGGGACCCCGCTTCCGAGCGCACTCCCGGCGGCTTCGGCCAGCGTTTGGCGCAGCGCCTGCGCGACCTCCACGTTTGTCCGTTCGCGGCCGGCGGCCACATTGTAGATGGCCCCGACCTTACCGCGGTCCAGCACCGCCAGGATCGCTTCGCTGTTGTCCGCAACGTACAACCAATCGCGTTGCTGCATGCCGTCGCCGTAGAGCGGCAGGGTCTCGCCGGCAAGGGCGTTTCGGATCAACAGAGGGATCAGTTTTTCTGGAAACTGCCAGGGCCCGTAATTGTTCGAGCTGCGCGTAATGAGAATCGGAAGGCCGTACGTGCGCCGATAGGCTAAGCACAACAGATCCGCGGCGGCCTTGCTCGCGGCGTACGGACTGCTTGGGCGGAGCGGGCTGTCCTCGGACGCACGAACGCCCTCGGCCAGGTCCCCGTAGACCTCGTCGGTCGAGATTTGCACAAACCGCTCGACTGAATACTCCCTCGCCACCTCGAGGAGTGATTGGACTCCAAGAACGTTTGCGTGAAGGAAGGGGGCCGCGTCGAGTATGCTGCGGTCCACGTGCGATTCCGCCGCGAAGTTGACCACCGCCCACGGGCGTTCCTCTGCGCAGAGCGTCTGGAGGCCCGCGCGATCGGCAATATCTCCCTTGACGAAACGGTACCGCTCATCCCGGCCTGACGTGGCGACGCGTTCGAGATCCCCGGCGTAGGTCAGATTGTCGACGTTGACTATTCTCCATCCCGTCCGTTCGAGCAGGAGGCGGACGAAATGACTGCCGATAAATCCGCACCCGCCGGTCACCAGGACCGTTGTCACCGGGGACCTCCGAGCCTCGGCCGGTGGCCGGGGTCTCGAAGAAAAGGGAGCGCGGCGTCCTTAGCCGACAGAATTGGGTCCGCGATTGGCCAGCGGATATCGACCAGCGGATCGTTCCAGCGGACGCCCGTTTCCAGCTCAGGCGAATACTCGGCCGTCACCTTGTATACGACGTCGGCCACGTCACTCAACACGCAGAATCCGTGCGCGAAGCCTTCCGGGACGTACAGCATGCGATAGTCGTGGCCGCTTAAGACGACGCCGACCCACCGCTTGTAGGTAGGCGAATCCGAGCGAACGTCGACGGCGACGTCGAAGATCTTTCCGTGAACCACGCCGACCAACTTTCCTTGAGCCATCGGGTGCTTCTGATAGTGCAGACCACGCAGCACCCTGTACACCGAATGCGAGTAATTGTCCTGGACGAAAACCTCGTGGATGCCCGCGGCCTCGAACTCGGATCGCTTGTAGGTTTCCACAAAGACGCCTCGAGGGTCCTCAAAAGCCGCGGCTTCAACGAGAATCGGGCCGGGTAGTTCTAGCTCCTTGAAGCGGAATGGCATAGGATCTCACACGTCCAGTTCAGAGCGGCAAATCGAATATGCCCGTGCCATGAGTCGACGTTCGTTATCCTATTCATGTCGCGAAGTTCGAGGAAACAATTCTGGTAACCTGCGGCCCGTCTATTCTCCGGCAGCCAAGGCGGCCATGGCCTGGCATTTGGCGGTCTGTGTCCCCGCTCATGACGCAGCCGGGGCCGCGCCGGCCCAACTCTTCCGGCTGCGGGTCGAGGCACCCGGGAACCCCCTGTACGGTATCAGAGCGCGGCGGATGGGGGGGATTTCCTTGGCGGTCCGCGGCCCCGCAGCATGAACGCACGACTTAGCGACGTGACGCCGACGGACCTCGCGTTCCATTACGACTACGATTTCGGATCGACGACGAGGCTGAGACTCAAGGTGGCAAGCGAGCGTGAAGGGCAGATCGGCCACCGGCCGCTACGTCTGCTGGCGCGCAACGAGCCTGCCGCGTGGCACTGTGCCGCTTGCAGCGCGCCCGCCACCGAGATCTGCACCTGGTGTACCGATGAACTCGCAGATCCGTTCTTCTGCAAGACGCATGCCCGAGCATAAA
This genomic interval from bacterium contains the following:
- the rfbD gene encoding dTDP-4-dehydrorhamnose reductase, with translation MRVAIIGANGQLGSELPRALTQWDVHPLTRPACDLRDFASVRALLAGIRPTAVINTAAITRVDDCESDTQTAFDVNARAVLNLARVCADLDAALVYLSTDYVFDGEQRSPYSERDAPNPLSVYGVSKLAGEYFVRNVCARHLIIRTSGLYGAAGSRGKGGNFVETMLRLAAGNQAIRVVDDQVLAPTYARDVAHLIRVLLEREAGGIFHVTNTGACSWYEFAGKIFDLLGLEPDFDSTTTAAFGAAARRPAYSVLAHHGLERCGIDDLRPWSDALKAYLVETGRLQ
- the rfbB gene encoding dTDP-glucose 4,6-dehydratase; protein product: MTTVLVTGGCGFIGSHFVRLLLERTGWRIVNVDNLTYAGDLERVATSGRDERYRFVKGDIADRAGLQTLCAEERPWAVVNFAAESHVDRSILDAAPFLHANVLGVQSLLEVAREYSVERFVQISTDEVYGDLAEGVRASEDSPLRPSSPYAASKAAADLLCLAYRRTYGLPILITRSSNNYGPWQFPEKLIPLLIRNALAGETLPLYGDGMQQRDWLYVADNSEAILAVLDRGKVGAIYNVAAGRERTNVEVAQALRQTLAEAAGSALGSGVPDICFTPDRPGHDRRYAIDAGRIRRELAWAPRVSFEEGMVRTVGWYLEHRDWVERVCSGAYMDYHADVYGRHWTHGVP
- the rfbC gene encoding dTDP-4-dehydrorhamnose 3,5-epimerase; amino-acid sequence: MPFRFKELELPGPILVEAAAFEDPRGVFVETYKRSEFEAAGIHEVFVQDNYSHSVYRVLRGLHYQKHPMAQGKLVGVVHGKIFDVAVDVRSDSPTYKRWVGVVLSGHDYRMLYVPEGFAHGFCVLSDVADVVYKVTAEYSPELETGVRWNDPLVDIRWPIADPILSAKDAALPFLRDPGHRPRLGGPR